One Aegilops tauschii subsp. strangulata cultivar AL8/78 chromosome 7, Aet v6.0, whole genome shotgun sequence genomic window carries:
- the LOC109731443 gene encoding serine/threonine-protein phosphatase 7 long form homolog translates to MVWLLDDHWDHQHRSYAMSVQQRELAPLKLRSHGISLGGMSYDERYTPYVREAGLLPFIELVRRSTPPNNAAALTALIDHWRPETHTFHLRTGEMTVTLQDIAMITGLPIDGNPLCMNTDSEGWRAQMQALIGMVPPEPREPEREDKKKERVAAGATFTWISSHFAHCPDDANEDMVKTYARVYMWYVVSRTMFADGTGKNAPWMWLKALTVFDSKWSWGSATLAYLYRQLDDASCRHTGGIGGCLLALSIWSWERLLVGRPKTVKYEDWDDKDDPLRLPTWAYKWDVLNETTDDPSVMYKLYKSELDAITPEQVEWEPYGKGESFGNPLEFRLNPMCIRDRDLWHMRCPLICNWAVELHLPHRVFRQFGLFQPHPPEWEDTDKLLHA, encoded by the exons atggtttggcttctcgatgatcactgggaccatcaacaccggtcgtacgctatgtcggtgcagcagcgg gagcttgcacctctgaagcttcggtctcacgggatcagccttggagggatgagctatgatgagcggtacacaccttatgttagggaggcaggacttctccctttcattgagttggtccgccggtcgacgccacccaacaatgctgcagcactcaccgcgcttattgatcattggaggccggagacacacactttccatcttcggaccggggagatgaccgtgacgctgCAGGATATCGCTATGATCACGGGTCTTCCTATCGATGGCAATCCTTTATGTATGAACACCGATTCTGAAGGGTGGCGCGCGCAGATGCAAGCCCTTATCGGTATGGTTCCTCCGGAGCCTCGGGAGCCAGAAAGGGAAgataagaagaaggaaagagtcgcaGCGGGCGCTACTTTCACGTGGATATCATCGCACTTCGCTCATTGCCCCGATGATGCTAATGAGGACATGGTGAAGACTtatgctcgtgtctacatgtggtacgtggtatcgaggacaatgtttgctgatggcacaggcaagaatgctccatggatgtggctgaaggcgttgaccgtcttcgatagcaaatggagttggggttcggcgacactagcttacttgtatcgacag ttggacgatgccagttgtaggcacactggaggtattggtggttgtctgctcgcactttccatatggagctgggagcgtCTGCTGGTTGGACGACCTAAGACCGTGAAGTACGAGGATTGGGACGATAAAGACGACCCACTACGgctccccacttgggcttacaagtgggatgtgttaAATGAGACGACGGATGATCCCTCTGTAATGTACAAGTTGTACAAGAGCGAGCTGGACGCGATCACGCCTGAGCAG GTGGAATGGGAGCCGTATGGAAAAGGAGAGAGTTTTGGTAACCCTTTAGAGTTCAGGCTTAATCCGATGTGCATTAGGGATAGGGATCTCTGGCATATGcggtgcccactgatatgcaactgggcggttgagcttcacctgccacatcgggtgttccgccagtttggtttgttccagccacacccgccggaGTGGGAGGACACGGACAAGTTGCTACACGCGTAA